Sequence from the Phaeodactylum tricornutum CCAP 1055/1 chromosome 20, whole genome shotgun sequence genome:
CTTTTATAGTCTATTAGACTCGATGATTATTGCTCCGTCCCCGCTATCgatgtttttgttttgccCGCCGCTTGCTGTATTCGGGCCCGAAAGAAGCTCGAACTGGAATCATAGACGGAGTGTGTATTGTTCGTGGCCACCATGTCCTTCCAATGTGCGGCGTGTAGCTTTTTTGTACCCTTGCCAACAAATGTGACACGGTGAGTGTCGGCCCGTCGGACATCCGTTAGAGGTGCAGGTGGATTGCGGACCCATTCCGCCACGGCAGCATCGACGGCTGCGTTCTCCGAAAACAGCGACGCCTCGTCCAATGCGATCAATTCTGCCCTCATGGCTTCGAGCTTGGCCAGCTTTTCGATCTGCTTGCGTTCCAAGCAATCCCCAGCGTCGACTTTGAGCTGTAAGCGTTCCCCGTACGCAATGTTGCCCACGAgctttttgcgctttttcttttccgcACTGCTCAGCAGCCGCTGCCGAGCTAGCTTCGAAAACCATGCCTGTCGCAAGACGGTACGGTCCTCAGGATGCATACGCCCTACCAGGTCTGGGTCCAACACGAATAACGCCTGAATAACCAAAGCAGTGGCAACAGACAAATTCAGGGAGTCGGCAAAGCCCCGTAGAGGTAAATAGACGCGCAAGTCGGCATGACGCAACATTTCTTGCGAGCAGCCGACGGCTTCCGTCCCAAACACAATCGCCAGTTGGTTCGGCAACGGCCAATGCCCCGCTTCTTGTAAGTCGTCCTTTTCCAGCGGGACAGCCTGCTGCGACAAGTCCGTGGCCCATATCTGGTGACCCGTGGCGCGCAGTTCGTGTAGACACGATGCTGTGTCGGTGAATTCACGCAAGGTAATCCATTCTGTAGCGTTTTGAGCAAACAAGCGGTGTTGCGCGCGCTGTTCCATTTCCTGTTCCGATAAGACCTTAAGCAACGGACGACCAGGGTGGGCGGATGTCGGCAATTTTCTGCTTTCGCTGTTACCATCGTTCGATCCTTCCTCTcggttgttgtcgtcgactgAACCGACTCCGGTACCGTCCATCAATTGAGGCGGATCAATGATCCAGACATTTTGAATCCccaaggcttcggcagttCGCAAGATGGCGGAATAGTTGTGATCGTTTGTGCATCTTTCCACAACAATGGTGATACTGGAGGTCCTCCATTGGATCACCGCTTCGGCTTTGCGTATCAGGCGCAAATCAAGCTCTGGGGAATCCATCAAAGGTTCTGCTGGTGATGTGGACAGTGGTTCTCTGAGAGCATCACTGTCTTTGTCACCATAGCTGTTGTTGCTATCGTCTTTAATAGTGGTTAATGTCTGGGTACAGGGGACCGATCGGTTGGATCCTTCAGGACGAGTATCCGTAATTGGTCGTTTCCGCGTTTGCTGTACCAACCATGACAGCGCCCAAGCCGAAGCCGCTCCCAACAGAAAGCTACTTACCTGTACGGTAACGCTGCCGGACGAGGAGCGCAACACCATCTGCTAAAATTTGCTGACAAAGTCGGGGACACTCCAATAGATTGACAAGGAATCAGTCTCGTTGCATACTAGGGTCAACTTATGATCAAGTAGCCTCTGCAGCGAAAATTGCAGGCACCTACTAGACGATACAGCCGGTTCGTTTCGTTGGGTGGTGCCGATATCCACGATCCCTCAGAGTCGCGCTGGGTGACTTACGGACGTTGTTTGAATTCAAAGtcacactaactgtaaaatatACATGACAAATaactttgacagtgagtgattgtttccaaaaaatgGACAGAATAGCTTGCAGGCAGGCCCGTCCGCAACATGACTCTGTCTTGGAATAGAATAACTGTGAAAAATGGTCACAATATAGGAAGGAAAGCCAACGTAATCAAAATCTAGTGAGAAATTGCAGCGGTTGCTTGTTGCAGGCTGCTTGATAggttttccttgttggtcTCATTTTTGCCACCTATGCAGGACTTGCCAATAGATCtgttttgttttccttgCAGAACTTCAGAATCATTTATATAAGCAAAGCCGTCCCTCCTATCCTCATATATTTTATCATgtgtattcacagtcaaaggttttggattggatttCTGCCATCAGCCAGTCTTGCGACAAAAACCACATAGAGAAAGGACTTTGCTGCACAATGAAGTTGCTGTGTTCGCAATCAAAGTAACGTTCAAGGACGATGAACCCTAGCCCTGTAAACTTGTACTCTACAGGGAGCGGTCTCCATCCCGCAGGCCGTTTGGCTCGTTGCTCCCCCGCGAGTCGACCATGAGCAGCCAAAGATCGGGCCGAATCTGGCATAGCCGTGAAGGTCTATACCGACTGGAGTGACAGGCAATCGCGTTCACGTCGAACgaaatttttgctttgcaCGTTGATTACCCTTCGTCTCGCTCCTAACGCAACAACCTTTCCGTGCTGTATCCCATTGGCAACATGTCCGGCAACCCAGAACCTGGCAGCGATCCGTttgcgtcgacgacggagGCCTTGGATCGTGCGCGGGATCGTCAAAGTACGACAAGATACGCAGAATCCGTGCAAGTCGTTCCGAGTAATTCAATGGAAGACGACAACATAGAAGTCCTTCATCTTGATTCGGAAAGCGATAAACTCGGCAGCCTTCGTAAATCTGCCCGGAGATCGCACCGCAACAAACCGAAGGATTCCAGCCACTTACCGTCCGGCAGCAATCACACAACATCGAGTACCCTTTCATCGACGCAGCAACAGTTGTATGACAAGGATGGCAGCATTTACGACGCCTTACCTCCAGAATACCGTCACAATCCGCAGGCGACCGAGCCCATCCTCCACTATTTGCCCAAGTTGGTCGAGACGGCGGAACTCCTCTCCTTGCGGGACCTACTGCAAGCCGCCGAACAAGACGTGCGTCTGCACCGGGCGCGCGTCAAGGCGAGTTTGGAAAAAGATACGCGTCTCGTGCGGACCTACCAGCTCGCTACGGATCCCTCCTACCAAGCGCGACAAGCGCGCTTGAAACAGCGAGAGAAGGGATTACGCGACTTGCGCACCAATGCGGACGCGATTTGGCAAGCCCTCGACGAAACGGCTCAGACACAGGGGCTCACACAGGCCGAACGTACGGATCTCCAACTCCAACGCTGGCAGCGAGCGCTGGAATGGTTCGTTGCCTGCCAACCCGAGAACGTATCTTGGCAAGATTTGCTAGAAAAGCTACTCGCCGGTGTCTCGGAAGATCAGGATGTCTCGGTTATTCTGGGACAAGCCGCTGACATGTGTCGAGATCTTGTTCAGGAGTCACATCAGGCTGTCCTGGACGCCAAAGAACAGACGGGAGAGTTGGAAGCCTCCTATGTAGTCAAACTCGAAGCGCACCAGCTCTTCGCCCGGACCTGTCTGGAACAAGTTCAACAGATCCAAGAAAGCTTTCAAACGTCCGGTAAGGCGGCTTTGCAAATTGGTCACCAGCTCGAACACGCTGAATGGAAAAGGTCACAATGTGAAGCTGCATCGATTCTCATTCGACGCTGGTGGATTTTGGAGAATCTCGCCGAGCAAGAAGCATCCACCGGAATCCCAATTGCCgtagaagaagaagttgGAGGTCAGGTCCGTAGCGCCACCTGTAAAATGGATCCACTCTTCACCGAACCTGAAAATTCTCTCGAAGCCTCCAAGGCCTTGAAGGCTCTGCGGGCGGTATTACGCACCCGCGGCAGTGGCACCGCCACGGGAAGCGCGATCGATACAGCTACGACTCGTTCAGGAGACAACCCCATACGCACCCGACGCTTCGATTTGACGTCTAGCTTGATCTCCCGTACCAGTGAGGCCTTGGAACAAAGGCTGCTGAATGGCTTTTCTAAAGTCTACACAGCGGGCGGAACGTACGATTTTTCGTCGAAACCACGACCCGGGGCTATTGACTGGCGAGAATTAAGAGGTCTCGCGCAAGCTTTGCTGCTGTTCGACTCCGGACGGTCCCTTCATAAGCGCTACGTGGACATGGTGGTCACGTACCGATTTCCAGAGCTATTCATTGTGCAATCCAGAGGCTTTCCAAAGAGAAATTCGGATAGTCGTAGTGATGCCTTCGATGTCGATTCAACGCGGACAGAATTGTCCAATTTGTTCCACCAAGTAAGGGACGTCTGTACGGCCGAATTTGAATTGATTGCGCACGTGTTTGGGTCGGAAAACGCACGAACAGATTTGCTTGAGGGAAGCGAAGAAATGCCGCTCGTTGTGGCGAGGGCCCTTTTACAACGGGTAGTGAGTGATCCCAAGAACGGTTTGCAAGCGCGCATAAACGAATTGCTAGCAAATATTGATCGTGTGGGAGACTTTGACGTTGGTGCCAAGAAATTGGATACTTTTGTGGTGGTGCACGAAAAAGCGGCGAATCTCTTTTCGTTGCTGCGCGATGCTGCAGATCACATGGTGCCGAAGAACAAGAATAATATCAAGAATAGGATTGCCGTCGCCGTTGGAGACGCTAGTACCGAGACCGCTGTTGATTCTCTGAAGGGTTTTTTGACGTCTCAGGAACTCGCTTTAACCAATACCCATCGTCAAGGCTACATCAATTTGGAGCTTCGCCTTTTACATCACGACTGCTGTAGTAGTCTTGATCAAGCAGGATGCACTTTGGTCAAGGCACCCGTTACGGAGCCGAACACTACCTTGGCGGAAAAGGGcattttggaagaatatcGTGCGCCTGTGCTGCCCTTGCACAAGGATTCCCTTCGTCAAAGTGGGTACACTGGTATTCTTTCCGGTCCCTTGAAACAATCGATTCTACGACAGCCCCTGATACATGCGGCAGACTCCTTAGCCCGAGCTCGTCTCATGTTCGGGACCACGAAACGTGGAGGCGAGACAACTGCTCGCGTCATTCTCGGGATCTATACACAAATGTGTTCATTCTATGGCGATTGCTTTCTCTATCCTATTATGGAATCGTTACGTGAAATGCTACCATCGAATCCTCCGGCACAAGCTCCGCAACTCccttttgacgaagaagccgaTGCGCCTGATTTAGGAGTTTCGCGAGCCTTTTGGGTCGCTTTGGAGCGAGTGCATTCGGCCGCGAAATCATTCGATCGCGAGCTGTGGGCTGAGAACCGTCCGGACAGTCAACGCGTATGGGACATTCTGACCATGTGCGGGGACGAAGGTGCGTTGGCAATTGCGAAAAATATGCGAATGCACCTGTACGCGGAACTGGAACGTCGAGGTGAAATGGCAATTGTACGCGCTTTGGATACGTTGAGCACACACGTGCAGTGGTTGCTAGTGTCGGGCGGCGAGTCCATGATGGCAACGGGCGGAACACGAATATTTAACCAGCTTACCGGACAGTCGGGAGGGCCATACGCAATCCCGTCCGGATCTTCGCTCGACACACCCAATAGTCCTGCAGTCAAATCCTTGACGTATTGCTTGCGGGTGCAGTTTGTACACGTTCAAGCGGCTTTGTCAGCGTCCTCCTTAGCCAATTTCTGGACGGCTCTTTCGATGCGTGTATACGATATCCTGGTTGCCCGGTTGCTTCAGCATTATCAAGTTTCGACTGTTGGTGCCGTTATTTTGTCTCGTGATGTTGAAGCTCTCCGATCGGTGGCCATGCTGGCCGGGACGGATCACTCCCACTGGGATACGTTACGCGAATTATTGACCTTATACATGACTCCCCCAGACGCCATCAAGACGATGCTGGCCGGAGCTGATGGTGATGCTGCGAAAggactttttgcaaaagctgGACGCGACCGGTGTCTCGTTTTCTTGAGTCGCCGAAACGACTACCGCTTCAAGACGGCAGCAGGCCCGAAAAAGAGCAGCTGGGTCACCGACTTGCTCACAGAATTGAACGTGACGGATCCATCCGATGGCGTGATAAATATTGGATCGTTTGCTGCGGAGCGTAAGAAGTAGAAATCTTCACATTGTTGTTTGCTCGAGTCTTTATATAACGGAACAgtttttgacagtgaagttGATCGAGATTACAACGCAGGCACTCACTTTCGACAGAATCATTGTTGACTGAGAGGGCAAAAGACAAAACCCACTTTTTTTCTGTGTCTATAAGTCCACAAAATATCCACCAATATTCGCACGCACCTCGACAGACCGCGAACCCTCTGGACTTCGCTGGCTTcggaaaaccaaaaccaaaacctCGACACCTTGTCCTCTCGCAACCCATGGCATAGAATATCTTCCATCTGCATCGTGGTTTCCTTTGGCTGGAAAGAGTGTCAactctttcgtcgtcacAAGGCTGTCTGAAGATCTGCAGTCAGTGCCAGCATCGTCCGTTCGATTAACGGGATGCACTgggagacgaagaaaaaggtcGTCCACATCATTCCATAGTGACAGCATACCGATACCTTTTGAGCTGACATTCTACAGCATGCCTCCCACTTGCGCGCAAACGATCTATCCCGTGGCTGTGATTGCATCGGTTACAAAACAAATGAATGCGGCATTGACGACATTGAAGGACGAAATTCCATCCACCATGCAACTGCAGCCGTCGGTCAGACGCGCAGACTTGCTGGATTCGTTGGCAAGTAGCTTTTCTGCCGATCACGCGTTGCAGTGATATCCTCTAACGTACAAATCGCTTCAGGAAAAAGTTTGGATGGCTTTTTCTCTCACAATGTGCGTTTTTGTTACAGATGATCGAAGTTTCGTTCCGGCCCAAGATCGAGGAAGCCCCAATAGCAATATCCAGTGACACATCCTGGAAGGAGGTGACAGTGCAAGAAGGTGACGTCCTTCGAGGAGAAGAAATGATTCGACGGCATACCGGTGCCGTAGGGACCATTATCTTTGTCGTACGACGCCCTGGTACGCAAACTCCATTCCTGGTCGTGCGTTCGGTTGTCATCTTTCTCAATCTCACATTGTGTGTATTTTTATGTCTGGTGACGTAGGATGATACTTTTGCCGCGAGCAGGCGTTGACGCTCTCCGTGCTCGTGGCCTTGTATCCGGACTACTTTATTGGTTACGAAATTGTGGGCGTGATCAAAGAAGTTGGCGTCGATGATGCGGGACTCGTCGAGTTTCAGCACGAGTACTTTCGCTTTCCTCTGTACCGCGATCGGTCGTACGCCTTTTACCGTGCGCTGGGGGATCGCAAAGTCGGCTTGGCCATTCTCTGGAATCCCTTGTCGTTGGTGTCTCTGATGTGCGATGCTTACCAGCGCCTACGCGCGAAAGAAATCGGAGGCACTACCAAAGGG
This genomic interval carries:
- a CDS encoding predicted protein produces the protein MVLRSSSGSVTVQVSSFLLGAASAWALSWLVQQTRKRPITDTRPEGSNRSVPCTQTLTTIKDDSNNSYGDKDSDALREPLSTSPAEPLMDSPELDLRLIRKAEAVIQWRTSSITIVVERCTNDHNYSAILRTAEALGIQNVWIIDPPQLMDGTGVGSVDDNNREEGSNDGNSESRKLPTSAHPGRPLLKVLSEQEMEQRAQHRLFAQNATEWITLREFTDTASCLHELRATGHQIWATDLSQQAVPLEKDDLQEAGHWPLPNQLAIVFGTEAVGCSQEMLRHADLRVYLPLRGFADSLNLSVATALVIQALFVLDPDLVGRMHPEDRTVLRQAWFSKLARQRLLSSAEKKKRKKLVGNIAYGERLQLKVDAGDCLERKQIEKLAKLEAMRAELIALDEASLFSENAAVDAAVAEWVRNPPAPLTDVRRADTHRVTFVGKGTKKLHAAHWKDMVATNNTHSVYDSSSSFFRARIQQAAGKTKTSIAGTEQ
- a CDS encoding predicted protein, with protein sequence MSGNPEPGSDPFASTTEALDRARDRQSTTRYAESVQVVPSNSMEDDNIEVLHLDSESDKLGSLRKSARRSHRNKPKDSSHLPSGSNHTTSSTLSSTQQQLYDKDGSIYDALPPEYRHNPQATEPILHYLPKLVETAELLSLRDLLQAAEQDVRLHRARVKASLEKDTRLVRTYQLATDPSYQARQARLKQREKGLRDLRTNADAIWQALDETAQTQGLTQAERTDLQLQRWQRALEWFVACQPENVSWQDLLEKLLAGVSEDQDVSVILGQAADMCRDLVQESHQAVLDAKEQTGELEASYVVKLEAHQLFARTCLEQVQQIQESFQTSGKAALQIGHQLEHAEWKRSQCEAASILIRRWWILENLAEQEASTGIPIAVEEEVGGQVRSATCKMDPLFTEPENSLEASKALKALRAVLRTRGSGTATGSAIDTATTRSGDNPIRTRRFDLTSSLISRTSEALEQRLLNGFSKVYTAGGTYDFSSKPRPGAIDWRELRGLAQALLLFDSGRSLHKRYVDMVVTYRFPELFIVQSRGFPKRNSDSRSDAFDVDSTRTELSNLFHQVRDVCTAEFELIAHVFGSENARTDLLEGSEEMPLVVARALLQRVVSDPKNGLQARINELLANIDRVGDFDVGAKKLDTFVVVHEKAANLFSLLRDAADHMVPKNKNNIKNRIAVAVGDASTETAVDSLKGFLTSQELALTNTHRQGYINLELRLLHHDCCSSLDQAGCTLVKAPVTEPNTTLAEKGILEEYRAPVLPLHKDSLRQSGYTGILSGPLKQSILRQPLIHAADSLARARLMFGTTKRGGETTARVILGIYTQMCSFYGDCFLYPIMESLREMLPSNPPAQAPQLPFDEEADAPDLGVSRAFWVALERVHSAAKSFDRELWAENRPDSQRVWDILTMCGDEGALAIAKNMRMHLYAELERRGEMAIVRALDTLSTHVQWLLVSGGESMMATGGTRIFNQLTGQSGGPYAIPSGSSLDTPNSPAVKSLTYCLRVQFVHVQAALSASSLANFWTALSMRVYDILVARLLQHYQVSTVGAVILSRDVEALRSVAMLAGTDHSHWDTLRELLTLYMTPPDAIKTMLAGADGDAAKGLFAKAGRDRCLVFLSRRNDYRFKTAAGPKKSSWVTDLLTELNVTDPSDGVINIGSFAAEHREPSGLRWLRKTKTKTSTPCPLATHGIEYLPSASWFPLAGKSVNSFVVTRLSEDLQSVPASSVRLTGCTGRRRKRSSTSFHSDSIPIPFELTFYSMPPTCAQTIYPVAVIASVTKQMNAALTTLKDEIPSTMQLQPSVRRADLLDSLASSFSADHALQKKFGWLFLSQCAFLLQMIEVSFRPKIEEAPIAISSDTSWKEVTVQEGDVLRGEEMIRRHTGAVGTIIFVVRRPGTQTPFLVALTLSVLVALYPDYFIGYEIVGVIKEVGVDDAGLVEFQHEYFRFPLYRDRSYAFYRALGDRKVGLAILWNPLSLVSLMCDAYQRLRAKEIGGTTKGEGLVQGGILVFRGTEPRAMYQEQTGSDVPAVDIVSALQAIRKEA